The Kaistia defluvii genome segment CGATCTGGTCGCCCTGGCTCTTCAGCCAGTTTTCCGTGGTCTTGCGGGCATCATCGATCGGGCCCGGCACGACGACGTAATGGTCGGCGATCACCTTGATATCGGGATATTTCTTCAGCGCCGCGTCCAGCGCCAGCTCGCGCTGGTGCACGCCCGGATGGGCCGAATAGAAGAACTTGACGATGTTGCCCTTGCCGCCGAGCTTGCCGAACAGGAAGTCGGACAGCTTGGTGCCGAGTTCGAAATTGTCCGAGGTGACGTTGAGCACGACGCCCGGCGCCTTGGCGCCGTCGATGGTGATCACCGGAATGCCGGCGGCGGCGGCGGCGCTGACCTGGTCCTGGATCTGGGTCGGGTCGACGCTGACGAGCACGATCGCCGCGACCTTGGCGGCGACGACGTCCTCGATGCGGCTGGCGAGCTGGCCCATGTCGCCGCGCGTGTCGACGACGGTCGCGTTCCAGCCGGCGGTCTTGGCCTTGTCCTGGAACACGTTGATCATCTGGTTGGTGGCGACCGAGCTCTGATACGGCGTCAACACCGCCACATCGGCGGCGAACGATCCGACCGTCGAAGCCATCAGGCCGGCAAAGGCCAAGCCAAGAATTCCAGCCCGCATTTTATCACTCTCCCCTTGGGTGCGGGGAGAGTGATATCGCTTCCGCTAGCGTCGGCGCAAGCGGATCAGAGCGCCGGATCGAGCGCGGCGGCCAGCGCCCGGGCATGGCTTGCCGCCATGCGATAGGCGGCGAAGCGCCGGGCCGCCCGCTTGGCCCGCTCCTTGCGCGGCTTGACGACGGTCTCGTCGCGGATGCCGGCGACCTTTTCGGTCTTCCTGGCGCGTCCGGCGGTCTTCTTTTCCTCGCCCGCCGGCGCTGCCTTGGCCGCCAGGCCGATGATCGGCGCGATGATGCGGAAGGCGCCATAGGCCGTGACGATGCGGCTCGCGGCCGGCACCGTCACCTTGGCGCCCGTCACGTCGGCGATCAGCTGCGCCACCGTCAGGCTGCCGGCGACGCCGCCGGCGAGCGCGATGGTCGCGGGGCGGATCGGCAGCGCGTCGAGATTGTCGCGGATGGCGTGGGCAAGCCCTTCCAGCACGGCATAGGCCAGCGCTTCCGGCGCATGTTCGCGGTCGAGGCCGAAGAACGCGCCGCGCACGGCGCGGTCGGAGAAGGGCGCCCGTTCGCCGATCAGATAGGGCAGGAACAGCGCGCCGGGCGGATTGGCGTCCTGCGTCTCGGCGGCGGCATAGAGCTCGCCGACCGGCTTGTTGGCGATCGCCGCATACCAGTCGATCGCCAATCCCGCCGCCAGGAAGGGCGAGATGACGATCACGTCGGTGCCGACGGGGGCCGCCAGCGTGTAGGCGTCGCGCGGCGGCTTGGCGACGGAATAGGGCATGGTCGCCGCGATCCAGCCGGTGGTGCCGAGATAGGCGTGCGGCCGGTCGTGCTGCTCGCTCGCCGTGCCCCAGGCCGTGGCGCCGCCATCGCCTGCGCCGACATAGACGGGGATGCCCGGCTTCAGGCCGAGCGCGCTCGCCGGCTCGGCCAGCAGCGGACCGGCCAGCGCGTCGGCATCGAGGATATCCGGCAGGATCGCCGGCGACAGGCCGATGGCGCCCAGGATCGCCGCATCCCAATGGCGCGCGGCGAGGTTCAGCAGGCCGGTGGTGGTGGCGCAGGTCGGATCGACGACGGCGCGGCCGGTCATGCGATGGATCATCGCGTCCTTGGCGCCGAACAGCACGCGCTCGACCTTGCCCATGGCGTCGATCTCGTGGTTCAGCAGCCAGTCGAGCCGGAACAGGCAGAGCGCCGGCTCGGCCCGGTTGCCGATGCGGGTCTCGAAATCGCCCGGCAGCTGCGCCTTCAAGGCCGCGATCTCCGCTGCTGTTACCCGCGCATCGCTATAGAGCAAGGCAGGGCGCACGCTGGAGCCGTCGCGGCCGAGCAGGATCACGTTCTGCATCGAGCCGGTCAGCGTGATGGCGATCGGCTGCGCGTCGATGGCGAGCGCCTTGACCGCGTCGATCGTCGCCTTCCACCAGAGCGCCGGGTCCTGTTCGGCCCAGCCCGGATGCGGCGCCTGGGTGGTGATCGGCGCATCGGCGGAGCGCAGCGTGCGGCCGGCCTCGTCGAACAGGGCCGCCTTCACCGACGAGGTTCCGACGTCGACGATCAGTACCTTGCGCGCCGGCACCGGCTTCTTGGCTGCCATGTTCGAATCCATGTCCGCAGTTTCGGGAGGCGCAATCTAGAGCCTGTTCCGTGGCGATGGAATCGACATGGCGACGCGCCCCTCCCGTTCCGGCAGGTTGTCCGCCGAAAGCTTGGCGTCAGGCGGCGTGGGCGGTATGCGGCAGGATGAAGGGCGCATCGGTGGGGACGCCGCCGACATGCACGCTGACGCCGAAGACGGCGCGCATCATCGCGTCGGTCAGCACTTCGCGCGGCGTGCCGCTGGCGGCGATGCGGCCCGCGCTGACGACGATGATCTTGTCGGCATAGAGCGCCGCGAGGTTCAGATCGTGCAGGATGGCGATGACGCCGCCGCCGGCACGGGCGAAGTTGCGCGCCGTGTCGAGGGTGAGCAGCTGGTGGCGCAGGTCGAGGCTCGCCGTCGGCTCGTCGAGGAAGAGATAGCGCGGCACGCCGTCGACAATCGGCTCCCACACCTGGCAGAGCACGCGGGCGAGATGCACCCGCTGCTGCTCGCCGCCGGAGAGCTCCTGGAAGAAGCGGCCGCCAAAGCCGTTCAGATCGACCCGGATCAGCGCGGCGGCGACCCGGGCGGCGCGGTCGGCCGGGCTCAGCGCGCCGCTGGTGCCGAGGCGGACGACCTCATGCACGGTGAAGGGGAAGGCGAGCGAGGAAGCCTGCGGCAGCACGGCGCGGCGCTGCGCCAGCTCATACGGACGGTAGGCGCCAAGCTTCCTGCCGTCCAGCTTGATCGTGCCGGTCGCCGGGCGCAGTTCGCCGGTGACCGCCTTCAGGATGGTCGATTTGCCGGCGCCGTTCGGCCCGACCACCGCCGTCAGCTCGCCCGGCGCGACGGTGAGCGAGACATTGTCGAGAATGGCGCGCTGGCCGGCGCGGACGGTGAGGGCTTCAACTTGCAGCATCTCTGCTTCCCGTTTCCTGGGAGAGCGGCCGGCCCACCGGGGCCGCCGCGTCTCCGTCTTTCATCGCAGGCCGAATGGACGCCTAGAGATCGATCACGCCGCGCTTCCTGAGCAGGATCGACAGGAAGAAGGGCGCGCCGATCGTGGCGGTGACGATGCCGATCGGCAGTTCGGCCGGGGCGACGATGGTGCGGCAGATCATGTCGGCGACAATCAGCAGCGTGGCGCCCAGCAGCGCGGTTGCCGGCAGCAGCGTCCGGTGCTCCGGCCCGATCACCAGCCGCAGCACATGCGGCACGACAATGCCGACGAAGCCGATGATGCCGGCAAAGGCGACCGAGACGCCGACGGCCAGCGCCACGACGAGGATGATCAGGCTCTTCAGGAACTGCGTGTTGAAGCCGAGATGGCGGGCTTCCGCCTCGCCCAGCACCAGCGCGTCCAGCCCTCTCGCGGTAAACGGCATGGCGAGGAACACGCCGACGATGAAGGGGGTGGCGAGCAGGATCTTGTGCCAGGTCGCGCCGCCCAGGCCGCCCATTGACCAGAAGGTCAGTTCGCGCAACTGGAAGTCGTCGCTGCGGAAGACGAGATA includes the following:
- a CDS encoding heme ABC transporter ATP-binding protein, whose translation is MLQVEALTVRAGQRAILDNVSLTVAPGELTAVVGPNGAGKSTILKAVTGELRPATGTIKLDGRKLGAYRPYELAQRRAVLPQASSLAFPFTVHEVVRLGTSGALSPADRAARVAAALIRVDLNGFGGRFFQELSGGEQQRVHLARVLCQVWEPIVDGVPRYLFLDEPTASLDLRHQLLTLDTARNFARAGGGVIAILHDLNLAALYADKIIVVSAGRIAASGTPREVLTDAMMRAVFGVSVHVGGVPTDAPFILPHTAHAA
- a CDS encoding xylulokinase: MAAKKPVPARKVLIVDVGTSSVKAALFDEAGRTLRSADAPITTQAPHPGWAEQDPALWWKATIDAVKALAIDAQPIAITLTGSMQNVILLGRDGSSVRPALLYSDARVTAAEIAALKAQLPGDFETRIGNRAEPALCLFRLDWLLNHEIDAMGKVERVLFGAKDAMIHRMTGRAVVDPTCATTTGLLNLAARHWDAAILGAIGLSPAILPDILDADALAGPLLAEPASALGLKPGIPVYVGAGDGGATAWGTASEQHDRPHAYLGTTGWIAATMPYSVAKPPRDAYTLAAPVGTDVIVISPFLAAGLAIDWYAAIANKPVGELYAAAETQDANPPGALFLPYLIGERAPFSDRAVRGAFFGLDREHAPEALAYAVLEGLAHAIRDNLDALPIRPATIALAGGVAGSLTVAQLIADVTGAKVTVPAASRIVTAYGAFRIIAPIIGLAAKAAPAGEEKKTAGRARKTEKVAGIRDETVVKPRKERAKRAARRFAAYRMAASHARALAAALDPAL
- a CDS encoding sugar ABC transporter substrate-binding protein; this encodes MRAGILGLAFAGLMASTVGSFAADVAVLTPYQSSVATNQMINVFQDKAKTAGWNATVVDTRGDMGQLASRIEDVVAAKVAAIVLVSVDPTQIQDQVSAAAAAGIPVITIDGAKAPGVVLNVTSDNFELGTKLSDFLFGKLGGKGNIVKFFYSAHPGVHQRELALDAALKKYPDIKVIADHYVVVPGPIDDARKTTENWLKSQGDQIDAVWAAWDEPAIGAQLAIEADKPDSKIIIAGIDGNPQAVELIKSCSHIKGTVSQDFDAMAGLAAEGLTQILAGKTPETAEIYAPAKLITPETLGVTCP